The genomic window TGACTTCTGGTTCTTAGCGAATTCCTGCCAAACACCTCCCCTTTCCCCAGTATCCATTTGTTTTGAAGGTTCTTTGCAGTCTTCTTGCCAATAATTGTCTATAAACAAATGGAGTTGTTTGCATGCCTAGGTGgagtaaaatatttaggaaactaTTCTATAAATATGAAACAGCCCAGATTTGGGCCAGAAGTCCTGGCTCTGAGTCTCTTGTTAGCCACTCTTAACTGTGAGTTTTTGGACAAATCTTTTCTCGCCCTCAGAACCTGAGGTCTGAACTGCTATACAGGTGACCTGCTGCCTTCTCGGAGAGAAATCTGAAAGACAACAGAGCCCTCACATTGGCTTTGCCTGTGCACAGCAGATACCGCCAATTTTGGGCGGGTTACACTTGTTTACCATGTTACTTACttcagaaatcaataaaacttGTTTACCATGTTGCTTActtcagaaatcaataaaattctcttcatgcttttattttacaggttCTTACCTCTGTTGTTAGATTATTGTCCAAATGTGTTAATGCCCAAGTGACTGATATCAACTCCAAGGGATATGAATTGAGGAAGATCGTTACTACAATTGAGACTCAGAACTTGGAAGGCCTGCATCACGAGGGCCAATTCTGCCGTAACCCCTGTCCTCCAGGTATATTACACAAAACATCCAGAGATTACAGTGAAAGTCACAGTTAGGAATAGCACATAGTCATGGCTATAATAATTTTACAGATTTTGGTTCTCCTGTATTATATAGCATAACTGAGAGAAAAACaactatgaaattattttccaaagatgagttttatttatatttagcatGCTTATTTGATATGGTTATGGATAAATTTAATTTACAAGTGACATGCACCTCTGAAATGAGAAGATTGGTCTATTTGGCTCCATTTTTTTCCTAAGCGAAAATGACTCATTTGTGAATATGAAAGCTTATCATGTCAAAACTGATGCATCTATCATAACAATAGTGGAACTCTGAAAGCAAGAGACTTCTACTCTTAAGGGATATGTCTCAGCACTTCCCTTCAATCAGAAGGTCTCTAAGAAAGCTGTCCTGGCACTGAAGCCtgcaaaatatatttgcattttgcaGCTGAATAACTAGACGAATAAGAAAAGCAACAGGCAGAAAccaacagctttttttttttaaatcaatacttTGAATGGCAAACTAATTTCAGATGAGAAATCCTTCAAACACTGGTAAATCAAAAGCTAAGCAAAATACAATTGTGCAAACATTTCTTCAACTTTGAGTAGAGTcgaaaaaaggaaaatagcacATGGGTTCATGTGATAGATTAGTAGAACAAAAAAAGGACTGTAGTATGTTTCATGGTTGGCCTCCCAGGCTTCCAGCACTCAAGCTGCAAAACATGATGGGTCCTGTTTGTGAAAAGATTCTACCAGTCTCCCTATGCTTCCTGTCCAGATTTTAATAACCCTTATGGAAATATCTCCTTTGTAACCCAACCCGTTTTACTTAAATCCATTTACACTTAAATCTTCTCTGACACAAATAAAAAACGGCTTTCTGGCTTTATTATGACCTGCTAAGCACAATCAATTTGCCCTATGAATCGAAATCtttgttcataattttaaaacctaaaatgcaaattaaaatgaacaaaatatgcTTTGCACATCAAACTGGCAAGGATTTTTGTCTAttgcttttttggttttgctttgttttattttcatttaagaagTGAAGTAAATTGTTATAAACTTTTAAGAAAGACATTTGAATATATgagtcaaaaatttaaaaatgtttagactCGCTAAGATAgcaattaaattttaagaaaatacctTGAGAAAGTaatcaaaaataaaggaaaatattgtaCGCATGATATTTCATTATCAATATGATGTGGGATTCCTTAggtaaattttggaatatttaaagACTGAAATAGTATGTATCAAACAAAGTCATATTTTCTGATACATTTCTAACATAATCCTCAATTATATAAATCTTCTTAAGTGATTTCCAACTGATCTGGCTGGATTCACTGATTCTCCCTGATTCCTCTATAAAATATCCTGGATGGCATCCAACCATGTTAAATACTCTTCCCACTTCAATCCCCTCTTTTTGAATTTTAGGCTTATCAATatttaagttgcttccaaatctgtTTACGCTCATTGGTGTTGTGATATTCATATGTAATTTGATTGAATATtgtataaattaatgaaatacaaatacagagaaaagacagatttTATCTCTATGAAAATTAGGTTCAGTGCTTTGGAGAATTTAGTAAAGATGAGATGCTGAAATGTTGTTGATGAATtttgtgagagaaaaataaaagttaagtggtaagaaaaatcacaaaaatctcTAAAGCCATTCATACAGATTATTGGTAtgtctgtgttttcatttcatcaaaaaggaagggagggagggagggagggaggagaataaaagaaacaaagaaaggaagagaaaaacagacaaacaggaAATTATAAGTGATGCGTTATGGATGTGACTTAAGtaagaaagaaactgagattcTAATAACTTCTATATCACAAAATTGTCAAATGattataaagttatattttataaattaaaataaaatagttacagtatttttaaattgtttcctatGTAAATTGACATTTTTGATTAAATGATCAAAGAAGTCTTCCCCACATCATCATATTCAATAGAAGGATTCTGTGGTATACTGCCTACGTATTTCATATATacactttatacatatatatacacacacacctgttATGTGTATGCTcatgcatatacatgtatgtatgtatttatatgcaTAGGAATGCAACAAAATAACAGGCAGTATCTCAAAGTTGTTGATATatagtcttttgtttgtttgtttttttgagatggagtctcactttgtagtccaggctgaagtgcagtggcatgatctcggctcactacaacctctgccttctgggttcaagcaattctgcagcctcagcctcccaagttactgggactacaggcgcacaccacgacgccaggctaattttttgtatttttaatagagacgggtttttgccatgttggtcagtctggtctcaaactcctgacctcatttgatctgcctgccttggcctcccaacctgttgggattacaggcatgagccactgtgcccggcctgatacATAAGTTCTTATTATACTTTCCTGCCTTTTCCAACATTTCTGTAATAAGCATATGTACCATTAtacttaaaaaagtattttaaaatctgattttcaataaaacaactacttattttcttattttaataaattttgttttcatacttTGGCAGAACCAAAGAACCTGTGGTTTATTGTCTCTCCATTATACCAAGGATGTTGTGCTAGGTACATTCTGCAAGATAATTTATTAAAGAGACCAATTCATTCAGAGACCAGTATAATAccattagcaaaaaataaaattatacttggACTTGGgctgtgttttctttaaatattgctaCAATGTTATATAGCCCTATGcactatttttgaattttgttctggGAATCTCCAGTTTGTCTTTTTTCTATTGACAGACTATTGTCTTTATTTACTAAAATAGCATATGTATTTACATGTCATAATTTGCTCATgtagtaaatattttgttttatcaaaaagaataaaaaggaatatatgaAGTTATTAAGGAATTCATGTTCCTAGGAAACACAGCAGAAATTAATTTTGCTGTATAGGTGAGCAGAGCAGATTAaactgcttattttttttaaactagttaTACCATTAACAATTAGAGTCACTAGTAATGTTTTTCTCAGACACTTCTCTTGGTATTTTCTGTCACTTTCTTCTTCATTCTGTATTCCCTTACCTTCATCTAGCTTTCTTTTTCTAGCATTTTTTAGCACTTgatatcaatatatttatttgtgtattgtcTACCTCCATCCTGAGAAGGTGAAGTCTTTGGTGATGAAGGCTTTATCTTATTTCCTGCATAATATTAAACTTCTAAAAAGTTCCTAGCACTCAATAGGCATTTAATAAACACCTATcagataaatgaattttttaagaGAACACATTACATGATGCTTACTAATAGCAATACAGTgactcactttatttttaaagtaaattaatgcaaatgtgtatattatttaaaattgtttgttttaagataacAAGCCTGATAGATAATAAATTTTGGTATAAATATGTTAATgcttgtcaaaactcatcagtATGTACCCTGTCTTTTgatgaaaaagtaataaaaagggGAGAACAAAGAGAACTGTCATGCTCACTAGGCAGGCCGAGTGCAGTTCTGACAGCAATGCAAGAGAAATATTGCTATCTCCGTCATACGCAGGATGAAATTTAGGCTTGGCGAAAACAACACTGTTAAAGATTTTATAGCTCTTCAAGATTTGACCAAAGCCTTTAAAACTTCAAATGTTCTTTTCCTTATTACACTATTTCTTATCAGGGTTTGTGGACTttggaaagtaaaatgaaaagtcaGAGCAATGTGAGTCAGTTTGATAATCTCAGTGTCCAGTAACAGCTGTCCCCACTCTGAATATATACCCACCAACCTCTCCCCTTTCTCCAAGGAAGTTGGTTGTTGGCAAAGGCATTTCGTGCAGTGCACTTTGTCATTCTAACCTTCCTTTGTTTTGTATGCTCCTGTTGCTAATCATCCTATTTCTATGGGCTTCTGTCACTCTTTTAGCTTTTGTCTTGGGAGACTTCCTGGCTCTTGACATGACTTTTACAATAATCTTCTCCCccattgtatttatatatcaTTAGCCTACCCCGCTCCCCTTGTGTTTTAGAAGAGTTTTATTGTCTATCATCCCTGCATACTTCCCACCCTGTTACCTGCCCATGTCCTGTTCATACACTGGCTCCTTTTTCCCTTGGGCAGGCGAAAGGAAAGCTAGGGACTGCACAGTCAATGAAGATGAACCAGACTGCGTGCCCTGCCAAGAAGGGAAGGAGTACACAGACAAAGGCCATTTTTCTTCCAAATGCAGAAGATGTAGATTGTGTGATGAAGGACATGGTAAGAGTCTTAAAAAGCAATTGAAAGAGATCAATCTTGGAATTCCATGTAGAACCATTTATAAGACAATTTGAAATTGGGGCCTACTGTGGTGCTGTGTTGACACACAGGAAAGGGAAGGACAGGTAACTAGGGTACCGCAGGACCAGGTACCGAGCTAATTACTGGTCTAGACCTTTATGAGTAAGTCTAGGCAATTCTTCCAGATATAGGAGAATGACTAAATATGAACCCTAGGAACAGGGTTCATCAGCTcaaatcaaaatctcagaaattattttgtttctggcCTTGACTTATGCTTGTATAATAGTGCTTGTTCATGACCAGAAAAAGCTCAGAAGCCTGCAGTTACAAGGACACAGAAATCCAACAGTTGGGTAGGAATGCTCCCCATTTCTTTGGAGATTTAGTTGTTCTGATAATTCCAGCTGGGGACCTGAATTTTCATGGATATCCCAGTGTATTCTAAGGGCccatattaaaatataacacaagtatttctagttttgtttgacatggagaaacccctggACATAAAGCTTTTCCCCTCCCTATTCAGCCTATAAAGCAGTGTTTCTCGTCCCTGGCAGTGCATTAGAATTGCTTTGGGAGCTACTAAAAATGTTTCATGTTTAGGTCCCACCTCAAGGCAATTACATCAGAGTCTCTGAGTGAGGGCCTTGGTATTGGCTTGATTGAGTAAATCTAGGGTAGAGCCTAACATTCTACATTTttacaagctcccaggtgatgctgatgctgccagtCCCCAAGTCACCCATTGAGTGTTAAGGCTAGAGACTAGAGGAACAGGGGAGACATCTAAGCAATGGTGAGGTTTGTCTTGGTTTGTCTGCTAAATGATTGCTGGCCATTTCAACCTGGGGTTTCCTGTTCTGTGTTTAAACACCAACTGTATTACTGGTGTCATGCTGTGACTGTTGGTATAAGCAGTGGATCTCAAAAATGCATGCAGCTCCTGCCCACCATTTTCATAGTCCACTTTTAATTAGCCACTATAACTAATAGTTTCCAAACTGATTTTCTAGGCTTAGAAGTGGAAATAAACTGCACCCGGACCCAGAATACCAAGTGCAGATGTAAACCAAACTTTTTTTGTAACTCTGCTGTATGTGAACACTGTGACCCTTGCACCAAGTAAGTTGTAGTCTTTTTCTGATTAAACCACTAGCTATAACATGAGAGTTATCATTTTCCTAGGGAAGTAACACTGACTGAGAGTTAAGAATTAGGGTTCTAGTCTTGCTTTGCCACCAAGCAACTAGATGACCGTTTGCTTATTTAAACATTAGTGAACACTTCCTGTGTAGGTGACACTTTGCTGGCCACTTAAGCTAAAGATGTGAGCCAGACACATGCCTGGTATCAAGCTGTCAGTCCAGAAGATTATGAAATATTTGGAACTACTATTATTGTAGTCAAGAAAAGCAATGGCTATTGTATTTCGGCAGCATGAGAATAGCATCAGAAGAGACTTATGTTCCAGGTGTTACAAATTATACAGGAAAACTTTTCAGCTCTGCCTGAGGAGATGGAGGTGAAGACATAAATGTGTCTCATGGCTTGAgtcttgaagaaagaaaagaaagagcattaACAGGTGCACACGGAAGGAATGCACATTATAGGCAGGGGAACAGCAGCTGCAAAGAGACAAAGGAAGCGCAGGAAAACAGAGTACATGGCTGGAGTGTAGGAAAGACTAAGAAGGGGTCAGGGCTGAATCATGAAGGGCCTTGTCTTTCAGGTTCAAGAAGTTGGTTTTGACCCAAAATTAGAGAACCTGACTTGTAATTCATCTTGGGAAGCTAATAGGCTTAAGAATTAAGGGCATGatgctttatgttttatttgctaGGAAAATTTTATGTACAGTTGTCCCAGACTCTCCCCTGGCCCCAAGTGTCTGAGAATGCCCCTATGATGACAGGCTAGGTAGGCACTTGGGAAGCAACTGACttagtaaaataataacaataatagtagttccaaatatttcataatcttgatttaattttcttctcatcaTAACCTTTTGAAATAGATAATATTACTTCCATGTTATTGATGAGATAATAGGCTCATGACAGTCTGACTTCCCAAGCTCACCTAGTCaggtaatgggcagaggctgTGAACTCAGACAACCTGACTGTGAATGTCTGTCTGTCTGAAAGAAATCACATATGAACCTCTTGAGTCTCTTGATCACCACCGTATGCTAAAAGTAGCAGCCTCTAAGGGCCAGCTGAGTACCCTCCCTGAGCCGCATCATGGGCATGGCTATCACCGGGCCATTTTCTCAGCTATGGGAATTTTTTGGAATTACTCTTGGCAGTTTAAGAGCTAGTTTAAGCTGTAGGATTTATGTGTTCAGTTTACTACCAggtttaagtttatttttgtgtctaCTTCATCTCTCTTGTGTGTCACTATTTTCCTATCTTCCTTTAACTCTTGAAATCTTAAAACAGAGTCATTCCTTATGATATTTTTCATCCAGCCATCCAAATTATATCAACTTGTGCCTGCTTTAGATACTACTCTAGAAATATTTGAGGGAATATGTTTGCCAGAGATGCAAAGACGAATAAAATGGCCCCTAATTTATAACGTGCCATTGAAAAATGATCAAGGAATCATTCCTCCAGGCTTTTGAATTTCccctgtattttgttttctaggtGTAAACATGGAATCATCGAGGAATGCACACTCACCAGCAACACCAAGTGCAAAGAGGAAGGTAATTATTTTTTGACGGTTATATTCTCCTTTCCCTCATCCCCATggaaagatgtgaagaaaaacCAATCACTCTTGATTATTTGAGAGTCCTTTGTTTAATCTTAAAGATtgcttattttcatataaatgtcCAATGTTCCAACCTTCAGATTCCAGATCTGATTTGCTGTGGTTATGTCTTCTTCTTCTCCTAATTCCACCAATTGTTTATGGTAAGTTCTTGCTTTGTTCAAACTGCAGATTGAAATAACTTGGGAAGTAGTTCACAAAGATTTGCCTTATTCTTACCTATAAAAAGCTACCAGTTCGGTAGATTTATGTATTGTTAACTTCTTGCCTCTGAATGAAGCCTTGAGAGCTGATAGATAAGAACAAATGAAATCATCCCTCAGCTAGTTTCTGAGCAACGGTTTTGGGGCATTGAGTGATATTCTAATCCTTCCTATGAATAAGGGTTCTCTGCAGCAGTGGAATTGGCCAAAAATCAGAAGTAATTCTTCACTATTCATTGAGATCTCCCTATGCAAAAAGAGAACACAAGAAGCAAAGGCATTCCCAAGAAACACATTGCAGGGAACGGTTAAAAAACTTGtacttctctgcctcctcttccttgGCCTAATggcttgtttttaattatttctcctCATTAACTTAAAATACTATGGGAACACATGTTATACAAAGGTGACTCAGTAGAGTCAGTAGAAAAGCCAAAATTAGGTATAATCATAATTAGTCTAGAAAAATCCCTTTAAGTCATTCATCAACTACAGGGTCACACCAACTTTCGGTAACTTAGAAATATCCAATTTTCCCTTCTCTGTCAGAACAATTCTCTGTTTCTTCGGTTCAGTTGAAGAAGAAAGTTTGCCTTGCCATTAGCAGTTGTTT from Theropithecus gelada isolate Dixy chromosome 9, Tgel_1.0, whole genome shotgun sequence includes these protein-coding regions:
- the FAS gene encoding tumor necrosis factor receptor superfamily member 6 isoform X2, encoding MQSADPAGQAGQFRHSSETTVLHVEVLTSVVRLLSKCVNAQVTDINSKGYELRKIVTTIETQNLEGLHHEGQFCRNPCPPGERKARDCTVNEDEPDCVPCQEGKEYTDKGHFSSKCRRCRLCDEGHGLEVEINCTRTQNTKCRCKPNFFCNSAVCEHCDPCTKCKHGIIEECTLTSNTKCKEEDSRSDLLWLCLLLLLIPPIVYVVIKKACRKHRKENQGPHESTTLNPETAINLSDVDLSKYITTIAGGMTLSQVRDFVRKNGVSEAKIDEIKNDNVQDTAEQKVQLLRNWYQLHGKKDACDTLIKGLKTADLCTLAEKIHAVILKDITSDTENSNFGNEVQNLV
- the FAS gene encoding tumor necrosis factor receptor superfamily member 6 isoform X1 encodes the protein MSFWRLVYLFLLSYRKRNCRLPSGNSLLNTVLTSVVRLLSKCVNAQVTDINSKGYELRKIVTTIETQNLEGLHHEGQFCRNPCPPGERKARDCTVNEDEPDCVPCQEGKEYTDKGHFSSKCRRCRLCDEGHGLEVEINCTRTQNTKCRCKPNFFCNSAVCEHCDPCTKCKHGIIEECTLTSNTKCKEEDSRSDLLWLCLLLLLIPPIVYVVIKKACRKHRKENQGPHESTTLNPETAINLSDVDLSKYITTIAGGMTLSQVRDFVRKNGVSEAKIDEIKNDNVQDTAEQKVQLLRNWYQLHGKKDACDTLIKGLKTADLCTLAEKIHAVILKDITSDTENSNFGNEVQNLV
- the FAS gene encoding tumor necrosis factor receptor superfamily member 6 isoform X4, which gives rise to MLGTWTLLPLVLTSVVRLLSKCVNAQVTDINSKGYELRKIVTTIETQNLEGLHHEGQFCRNPCPPGERKARDCTVNEDEPDCVPCQEGKEYTDKGHFSSKCRRCRLCDEGHGLEVEINCTRTQNTKCRCKPNFFCNSAVCEHCDPCTKCKHGIIEECTLTSNTKCKEEVVIKKACRKHRKENQGPHESTTLNPETAINLSDVDLSKYITTIAGGMTLSQVRDFVRKNGVSEAKIDEIKNDNVQDTAEQKVQLLRNWYQLHGKKDACDTLIKGLKTADLCTLAEKIHAVILKDITSDTENSNFGNEVQNLV
- the FAS gene encoding tumor necrosis factor receptor superfamily member 6 isoform X3; the encoded protein is MLGTWTLLPLVLTSVVRLLSKCVNAQVTDINSKGYELRKIVTTIETQNLEGLHHEGQFCRNPCPPGERKARDCTVNEDEPDCVPCQEGKEYTDKGHFSSKCRRCRLCDEGHGLEVEINCTRTQNTKCRCKPNFFCNSAVCEHCDPCTKCKHGIIEECTLTSNTKCKEEDSRSDLLWLCLLLLLIPPIVYVVIKKACRKHRKENQGPHESTTLNPETAINLSDVDLSKYITTIAGGMTLSQVRDFVRKNGVSEAKIDEIKNDNVQDTAEQKVQLLRNWYQLHGKKDACDTLIKGLKTADLCTLAEKIHAVILKDITSDTENSNFGNEVQNLV
- the FAS gene encoding tumor necrosis factor receptor superfamily member 6 isoform X5, with the translated sequence MLGTWTLLPLVLTSVVRLLSKCVNAQVTDINSKGYELRKIVTTIETQNLEGLHHEGQFCRNPCPPGERKARDCTVNEDEPDCVPCQEGKEYTDKGHFSSKCRRCRLCDEGHGLEVEINCTRTQNTKCRCKPNFFCNSAVCEHCDPCTKCKHGIIEECTLTSNTKCKEEDSRSDLLWLCLLLLLIPPIVYVVIKKACRKHRKENQGPHESTTLNPMLT
- the FAS gene encoding tumor necrosis factor receptor superfamily member 6 isoform X6; translation: MLGTWTLLPLVLTSVVRLLSKCVNAQVTDINSKGYELRKIVTTIETQNLEGLHHEGQFCRNPCPPGERKARDCTVNEDEPDCVPCQEGKEYTDKGHFSSKCRRCRLCDEGHGLEVEINCTRTQNTKCRCKPNFFCNSAVCEHCDPCTKCKHGIIEECTLTSNTKCKEEDSRSDLLWLCLLLLLIPPIVYGNSNKFI